GCCCGGGCCCGTGACCGACGCAGGCGCGAGCACGAACTCCGGGTGCTGGCCGAGGTCGCCGACCGGGAGGCGAACGGACTCGCGGTGAGCGGGATCGAGGCGTGCGGTCAGGCGGTCAACCGCGGGCAGGCGGCGATGCTCGTCGTACGCGACGACGCCGTCGTCGCGGGCTTCGACTGCGAGACCTGCGGCGAGCTGACACCGAAGGCGGCGGCGACCTGCCCGCACTGCGGCGGTCCGCTGCGCCCGGTGTACGACCTCGTGGACGAGTTGCTCGCCCGGGTCGTGCAGCAGGGCGGTCAGGTGGAGTTCGCGGACCAGGTGAGCGGAGCCGGCGGCTCCGGCGAGCCCGGCTCGGTCGGTCCGGCCGGGGAACCGGTCAGCGCGATGGTGCGTAGCCGGCTGGTCCGCCCGGATCGCTGACCGCCGGCCGGCCGTCACCCGCGCAGCAGGTGGCGCACCCGGGCGGCCTCCCGGGTGAGGTGGTCACGCTCCGGCGCGCTGGTGGCGGCCCGGGACGCCTCGGCGTACAGTTTCGCGGCCTGCTCGAGGTCGCCGGCCCGCTCGTGGAGGTACGCCGTCACCGCGGCGTAGCGCGGCAGCCGCGGACTCACCCCGGCCAGCGCCGCCATTCCCGCCCGCGGCCCGTCGGCCTCCCCGACCGCGACCGCGCGGTTGAGCCGCACCACCGGACTGCCGGTGAGGCGGAGCAGTTCGTCGTACCACTCCACGATCTGTACCCAGTCGGTCTCCTCGGTCGTCGGGGCGTCCGCGTGCAGGGCGGCGATCGCGGCCTGCGCCTGGTACTCGCCCAGCCGGTCGCGGGCCAGCGCCGTCTGCAGGACCCTCACCCCGTCCGCGATCAGGCGGGTGTCCCAGCGCGACCGGTCCTGCTCGGCCAGCGGCACCAGCCGGCCTCCCGGGCCGGTGCGGGAGGCCCGGCGCGCGTGGTGCAGCAGCATCAGCGCGAGCAGCCCCGCGGCCTCGGGTTCGCCGGTCAGGGCGACCAGCTGCCGGGTGAGCCGGATCGCCTCGGCGGCCAGGTCGACGTCCCCGCCGTACCCCTCGTTGAAGACGAGGTAGAGCATCCGCAGCACCGTGCCGAGATCACCGGGCTGGTCCAGCGGGAGCCCGGCGATCCGCCGCTTGGCCCGGCTGATCCGCTGCGCCATGGTCGCCTCGGGGACGAGGTAGGCGGTCGCGATCTGCCGCGTCGTCAGGCCGCCGACCGCGCGCAGCGTCAGTGCGACCGCCGAGGCCGGCGGCAGGGTGGGGTGCGCGCACAGGAAGTACAGCCGCAGCGTGTCGTCGGTGGCCGGTGCCGGCCCGGCGGACGGCTCGACCTCCACGGCGAGTTCCCGGTCCCGCCGCGACGCCTCGGCCCGGGTGGCGTCGAGGAGCCTGCGCCACGCCGCGGTGACCAGCCAGGCCTTCGGGTCCCGCGGCGGGTCGTCCGGCCAGGTCTCCAGCGCCCGGATCAGCGCCTCCTGCACGGCGTCCTCGGCCGAGGCGAAGTCGGCTCCGCGCCGGACGAGGACGCCGATCACCGCGGGGACGAGCTCCCGCAGTAGCGACTCGTTCACCACCACTTCACAACCACTCGTTCACACCACCCATGTGTGTGCAGCCGCTCGTTCAGTCGGTGACCGCGGGCGGCGCGGTGAGGAACGGCCGCACCTCGAGCCACTCGTGGATCGGCTTCCCACCGGGCCCGGGGGCGGCGGACAGGTCCCCGGCCACCTCGACCGCGCGGTCCCAGGACTCCACGTCGATGATGTACCAGCCGGCGATCAGGTCCTTGGTCTCCGCGAACGGTCCGTCGGTCACCGGCGGGCGTCCCTCGCCGTCGAAGCGTACGAACGTACCCTCGGGCGTCAGTGCCTGGACGTCGACGAGTTCGCCCTTCTCCTGCAGGCGGTCGCCGAAGTCGCGCATGTACTGCACGTGCGCGTCGACCTCCTCGGGCGTCCACTGGTCCATCGGCCCGTGGTCGACGACGGGGGCCGGGCCACCCCGGTAGTGCTTCAGCAGCAGGTACTTCACGTTCGTTCTCCTTCGTCTCGGCGTTTCTCGTTGCTTGTCGGTTGCTTGTCGGTCGGTCGTTCCCGGGACGGAGCCGTCGCGTCGTTCTCGACAACTTCTCGACAACAGGGCGCGGCTGATTCTGTCCGACCCGTCCCGGCGGCGCGTCCCGGCGGCGCGTTCGGGCGTGCCGCACCCGGGCGTCCCGTACTCAGGCGTTCTGGCGTTCGGCGCGCTCCCGGACCAGCTCCTCCACAGCGCTCGGGAGGGTCGTCTCGAAGTCGATCAGCTTCGCCCACGTCGGGGTCACCACGATCCGGACCATGCCGTCGTACAGCGAACGCACCTCGGCCTCCCACTCCACCCGCTGCTCGGCCGTCATCTGGTAGCTGCCGTTCATCTGGAGGTACTCCTCCGGAATGCCGTCCACGACGTCCAACTCGGCCCGGCCACGGATCAGCAGGATCTTCGGCGGGTGCACCTCGGTGTCGATCGTCAACGCCACGGCCGGACTGTGGCGCAGGGACGGGAGCTTCGGTGCGTTCTTCGAGGTGCACATGACGATGTGCGTGCCGTTCCAGGTGAACGCGATCGGCACGTTGCGGGGCGTGCCGTCCTTGGCGACGTAGGCCAGCCGGGTCAGGTCGCGGGCCAGCAGTTCCCGGCTGGTCGGGTGGTTCAGGATCTCGGTGATCTCGTTCGGCTGCACGGTCGGTTCTCCTTCTGGTCGAACGTTCGTCTGTGGCCGGAGGTTCGTCAGACGTACGCCGGACCTTCGTTCAGGCCCGTTCGCACCGCCCGTGGTGGGCGCTGGTGGTCCTGGGACGGAGCCCGGTCGGCGTTCTCGACACCCGACGCGTGCGGATTCGAAAAAACTTCTTCTCACCCCGGGAGATCCCTAGGACAGGCCTAGGTGCGCGGCACCCTGGGGAGCTCCGGGTCGTGGACGACGGCCACCGGGCAGGACACCCGGCGCACCACCGCGCGGGTCGTCGACCCGGTGACCACCTCCGACCGCGGATGCACCCGGCCGCCCAGCACCAGCAGGTCGGCCGGGCCGCTGACCCCGACCAGGGCGGACACCGGATGGGACCGCTCGACCAGCGTGGTCACCGGCACCTCGGCGTACTTCTCCCGCCACGGCGTGAGGGTCTGGGCAAGCGACCGGGTCACCCGGGCCTCGCGTTCGGCCACCGCCTCGGCCAGCGCGGCGGGGTTGTAGATGTACGGGTCGGCGAGGTCCCAGGCGGTCACGGCCAGCAGCGGCAGCCCACGTGCCGTCGCCTCCTCGAACGCGAACTCCACCGCCGTCTCACCGGCCGACGGCAGGTCGACACCCACCACCACCCGGGGCCCGTTCGCGCCGTTCGCCTCGCCGGCCCCGTTCGCCGCGAGTTGCGCGGGTACGACCACCAGGGGGACCCGGGCGTGCACGGCCAGGCTCATCGAGGTCGACCCGGGCAGCAGGGAGGACAGGCCGCTCCGCCCCCGCCGGCCGACCACGCACATCCGGGCCCGGGAGACCATCTCGACCAGGACCCGCGCCGGCGCCCCCTCGTACAACGCCGTGCCGACCACGAGGTCCGCGTGCCGGTGCCCGGCCAGGTGGGCCCGCGCCGCGGCGAACACCTCCCGGCCCTCCTCGTACATCGCGATCATCCGCGGGGAGGCGCCGTGAGC
This Actinopolymorpha cephalotaxi DNA region includes the following protein-coding sequences:
- a CDS encoding pyridoxamine 5'-phosphate oxidase family protein produces the protein MQPNEITEILNHPTSRELLARDLTRLAYVAKDGTPRNVPIAFTWNGTHIVMCTSKNAPKLPSLRHSPAVALTIDTEVHPPKILLIRGRAELDVVDGIPEEYLQMNGSYQMTAEQRVEWEAEVRSLYDGMVRIVVTPTWAKLIDFETTLPSAVEELVRERAERQNA
- a CDS encoding YciI family protein, which produces MKYLLLKHYRGGPAPVVDHGPMDQWTPEEVDAHVQYMRDFGDRLQEKGELVDVQALTPEGTFVRFDGEGRPPVTDGPFAETKDLIAGWYIIDVESWDRAVEVAGDLSAAPGPGGKPIHEWLEVRPFLTAPPAVTD
- a CDS encoding universal stress protein — protein: MPRPGNNPAIVVGIDGSDNGLRALDWALEEAAAHRCPVRLVYAYVPSAHRHAERAHGASPRMIAMYEEGREVFAAARAHLAGHRHADLVVGTALYEGAPARVLVEMVSRARMCVVGRRGRSGLSSLLPGSTSMSLAVHARVPLVVVPAQLAANGAGEANGANGPRVVVGVDLPSAGETAVEFAFEEATARGLPLLAVTAWDLADPYIYNPAALAEAVAEREARVTRSLAQTLTPWREKYAEVPVTTLVERSHPVSALVGVSGPADLLVLGGRVHPRSEVVTGSTTRAVVRRVSCPVAVVHDPELPRVPRT
- a CDS encoding RNA polymerase sigma factor, with protein sequence MNESLLRELVPAVIGVLVRRGADFASAEDAVQEALIRALETWPDDPPRDPKAWLVTAAWRRLLDATRAEASRRDRELAVEVEPSAGPAPATDDTLRLYFLCAHPTLPPASAVALTLRAVGGLTTRQIATAYLVPEATMAQRISRAKRRIAGLPLDQPGDLGTVLRMLYLVFNEGYGGDVDLAAEAIRLTRQLVALTGEPEAAGLLALMLLHHARRASRTGPGGRLVPLAEQDRSRWDTRLIADGVRVLQTALARDRLGEYQAQAAIAALHADAPTTEETDWVQIVEWYDELLRLTGSPVVRLNRAVAVGEADGPRAGMAALAGVSPRLPRYAAVTAYLHERAGDLEQAAKLYAEASRAATSAPERDHLTREAARVRHLLRG